Proteins encoded by one window of Corynebacterium amycolatum:
- the mvk gene encoding mevalonate kinase — MTSVENASVDDFGLDKSEELETGEFYALANEQGAAFGEGHAKSILLGEHSVVYGKPAIALPVTSLRTMAWIDRVEDSPVLFSMDGEVIDIDELPERFSSIAAALRAGLRTFGIPERDLLIRLRSGIPPAAGLGGSAAVAHALIDAVRDLADGTLTERQRFDLVQEAERLAHGNPSGLDATVARASRPVYFKQGEFHPLQVAKKMWLVLGDTGVRGSTSLAVARVRGFVDSHRVHGQELLDHLGQLTDAAVHNLAKGDFARLGHRMDSAQEALEELGVGHESITDLVTAARLAGAHGAKLTGAGCGGCVMALAESADHAELISHAMMGANAVATWTVEVNPS; from the coding sequence GTGACCAGCGTAGAAAACGCCAGCGTCGACGACTTCGGCCTCGACAAGTCCGAGGAATTGGAGACCGGAGAGTTCTATGCCCTGGCCAACGAGCAGGGTGCCGCATTCGGTGAAGGGCATGCCAAGTCGATTCTGTTGGGCGAGCATTCTGTCGTCTATGGCAAGCCGGCTATTGCGCTGCCGGTGACATCGCTGCGCACGATGGCGTGGATTGACCGCGTGGAGGATTCTCCCGTGCTGTTTTCCATGGATGGCGAGGTCATTGACATCGACGAGCTGCCGGAGCGCTTTTCCTCCATCGCCGCTGCACTCCGCGCTGGCCTGCGCACCTTCGGTATTCCCGAACGTGACCTGCTGATTCGTCTCCGCTCCGGTATCCCACCCGCCGCAGGGCTGGGTGGTTCCGCCGCTGTGGCACATGCGCTTATCGACGCAGTGCGTGACCTCGCCGATGGCACTTTGACCGAGCGTCAGCGCTTTGACCTGGTGCAGGAAGCTGAGCGTCTGGCGCACGGTAACCCCTCTGGCCTGGATGCCACGGTTGCCCGTGCGTCTCGTCCGGTCTACTTCAAGCAGGGGGAGTTCCATCCGCTGCAGGTAGCCAAGAAGATGTGGCTGGTGCTGGGGGATACCGGTGTGCGTGGCTCGACGTCGCTGGCCGTTGCCCGCGTGCGTGGTTTCGTCGATTCCCATCGAGTCCACGGCCAAGAGTTGTTGGACCACTTGGGGCAGCTGACCGATGCTGCGGTGCACAACCTGGCCAAGGGCGATTTTGCCCGTCTGGGACATCGCATGGACTCGGCGCAGGAAGCGCTAGAGGAACTAGGTGTTGGGCATGAGTCCATCACTGATCTCGTCACTGCCGCACGTCTGGCAGGTGCCCACGGTGCAAAGCTCACTGGTGCCGGTTGCGGCGGCTGTGTGATGGCGCTGGCAGAGTCCGCCGATCACGCGGAACTGATTAGCCATGCCATGATGGGCGCCAATGCCGTTGCTACTTGGACTGTGGAGGTAAATCCCTCGTGA
- a CDS encoding acyltransferase family protein, translating to MAVSTTATKTSDVKSSSNSSSVAKHPFRIRRVPGIDGLRGLAVATVVIYHYFDNVLPGGYIGVDIFFVLSGFLITSLLVRERAVTGRIDLKDFWLRRLRRIAPAAMFVLFISIAVAGLVGGDPAVGLSTQFLGTVFFVNNWTQIAGSQSYFADSGVQLLAHYWSLSVEEQFYLLWPLIFVALLALKLASRKLAAVAGIGAVASFVWMVSLYDPKVDPTRVYYGTDTHAFGLLFGAALALWLTSTSSRAEADSWPRTEPLLRDFFGSSAQAFVVASLPLIFLSLVLLMMSDTASATYRGGLVFASLLSAAILYLVVRGVSPVRQIFEFKPLCWLGKISFSLYLWHWPVIVLIRELLERNEAMQYEKLAAFAGIALALLLANWSYKNVESPIRRMGYRRWMSQFSGTQYAGSWKPRVAAVLALVVVVGAVAGMATAPKMTRLEAQLQEAAERRAQAQKAEEAELAKRVMPRGDQITAIGDSVMLASASALEEKLPGIYIDAAVSRGYPAAPEIIASMKAAGTLDPFVVLGLGINQSAAASDEHLLDEILDSLGEDRIIVLINPYGDRVWMPQSEKEVLDAAKKRDNVYVADWCHGVRDDLSKLRADLIHPTPDGAEVYANAVVDAFQQYAKNKKRIPDTCGI from the coding sequence ATGGCGGTGAGCACCACAGCCACCAAGACCTCCGACGTGAAGAGCTCCTCTAACTCGTCTTCGGTGGCGAAGCATCCCTTCCGCATTCGACGCGTACCAGGCATTGATGGGCTGCGCGGTCTGGCCGTTGCCACTGTGGTGATCTACCACTACTTCGATAATGTGCTGCCCGGTGGCTACATCGGTGTGGATATCTTTTTCGTGCTCTCCGGATTTCTTATCACTTCGCTTCTGGTGCGCGAACGCGCGGTCACTGGGCGCATCGATCTAAAGGACTTCTGGCTCCGTCGACTGCGCCGCATCGCCCCGGCTGCGATGTTTGTGCTATTTATTTCCATCGCCGTCGCAGGTCTGGTTGGCGGTGATCCCGCTGTTGGATTGTCGACGCAGTTTCTCGGCACGGTCTTTTTCGTCAATAACTGGACGCAGATTGCGGGCTCTCAGTCCTATTTCGCGGATTCTGGTGTGCAGCTGCTAGCCCACTACTGGTCACTGTCGGTAGAGGAGCAGTTCTACTTGCTCTGGCCACTAATCTTTGTGGCTCTTCTCGCGCTGAAGCTGGCATCTCGCAAGCTGGCAGCAGTGGCGGGCATTGGCGCGGTTGCTTCTTTCGTGTGGATGGTGTCACTCTACGATCCGAAGGTTGACCCCACGCGGGTCTACTACGGCACCGATACTCACGCCTTTGGTCTCCTGTTTGGTGCGGCCCTCGCATTGTGGTTGACGTCGACGTCGTCACGCGCGGAGGCGGACTCCTGGCCACGCACAGAACCCTTGCTGCGGGATTTCTTTGGCAGTTCTGCCCAGGCTTTCGTAGTGGCCTCGCTGCCGCTGATTTTCCTGTCGTTGGTTTTGCTGATGATGTCAGATACCGCGTCGGCGACTTACCGCGGTGGGTTGGTGTTCGCGTCGTTGCTGTCGGCGGCGATTCTCTATCTTGTCGTTCGCGGTGTTTCACCCGTGCGTCAGATTTTTGAGTTCAAGCCACTGTGCTGGCTGGGAAAGATTTCTTTCTCGCTGTACCTGTGGCACTGGCCGGTCATCGTGCTCATCCGTGAACTGCTGGAGCGCAATGAGGCGATGCAGTATGAGAAACTCGCTGCCTTTGCAGGTATTGCGCTGGCGCTGCTTTTGGCGAACTGGTCGTACAAGAATGTGGAATCCCCAATTCGCCGGATGGGCTACCGCCGTTGGATGTCGCAGTTTTCGGGCACGCAGTACGCCGGTTCTTGGAAGCCGCGCGTTGCAGCAGTGCTGGCGTTGGTCGTCGTGGTTGGTGCAGTGGCAGGGATGGCCACGGCGCCGAAGATGACGCGTTTGGAGGCACAGCTACAGGAGGCAGCTGAGCGCCGTGCACAGGCACAGAAGGCGGAGGAAGCCGAGTTGGCCAAGCGCGTTATGCCGCGTGGTGACCAGATCACTGCTATCGGCGACTCTGTGATGCTCGCCTCGGCGTCCGCGTTGGAGGAGAAGCTGCCCGGCATCTACATCGATGCGGCAGTTTCCCGTGGTTATCCGGCCGCGCCGGAGATTATCGCCAGTATGAAGGCGGCGGGTACGCTCGATCCATTCGTTGTGCTGGGGCTTGGTATCAATCAGTCGGCTGCGGCATCGGACGAACACCTGTTGGATGAGATTCTCGATTCGCTGGGTGAAGACCGCATCATTGTCCTGATTAACCCGTACGGTGATCGCGTGTGGATGCCTCAGTCGGAGAAGGAAGTCCTCGACGCGGCAAAGAAGCGCGACAATGTCTATGTGGCTGACTGGTGCCATGGTGTGCGTGACGATTTGTCCAAGCTGCGCGCGGACCTTATCCACCCGACCCCGGATGGTGCCGAGGTCTATGCCAATGCCGTGGTCGATGCTTTCCAGCAGTATGCGAAGAACAAGAAACGCATTCCGGACACCTGCGGAATCTAA
- the idi gene encoding isopentenyl-diphosphate Delta-isomerase, translated as MNDAPEDIKARFAPGEADIQVEVVDRDGRVLGTVGKLEAHVPPGILHRAFSLFLFDEQGRMLLQRRAESKYHSPLLLTNATCSHPLPGEPVADAVERRAKEELGADVSQLEEIGIVIYQVIDDRSGLAEHEYNHVYAGIVDPKSVDINPDEVDEVVYVTPQELAERRANEPMTEWFNHVWGVGAEKFSKYGFDIAGVPGIHGPAEAQAAAQSVSERDV; from the coding sequence ATGAATGATGCGCCAGAGGACATTAAAGCCCGCTTTGCCCCGGGTGAAGCCGACATCCAGGTAGAGGTAGTCGATCGTGACGGTCGAGTTCTCGGTACCGTCGGCAAGCTTGAAGCACACGTTCCGCCGGGAATTTTGCACCGTGCCTTTTCTCTTTTCCTCTTCGATGAGCAGGGACGCATGCTGCTGCAGCGCCGTGCGGAGTCGAAGTATCACTCACCACTGCTGCTGACGAATGCGACCTGCTCGCACCCACTGCCGGGGGAGCCGGTGGCGGATGCCGTTGAGCGTCGTGCGAAGGAAGAGCTCGGTGCGGATGTCTCCCAGTTGGAGGAAATCGGCATCGTTATCTACCAGGTCATCGATGATCGTTCGGGACTGGCGGAGCACGAGTACAACCATGTCTACGCCGGCATCGTCGATCCGAAGTCGGTGGATATCAACCCCGATGAGGTCGATGAAGTGGTGTACGTGACCCCGCAGGAGCTCGCCGAACGCCGCGCGAACGAACCGATGACGGAGTGGTTTAACCACGTCTGGGGTGTTGGTGCGGAGAAGTTCTCCAAGTACGGTTTCGACATTGCGGGTGTGCCGGGTATCCATGGCCCCGCGGAGGCGCAGGCTGCCGCACAGTCGGTTTCGGAAAGGGATGTGTAG
- the rpsI gene encoding 30S ribosomal protein S9, which yields MTNPQDVNENQNVEATEASYDDVQAAAAAATEEFTSSIGDAVATEVEAEAAPAAPLTLDRPIQTVGRRKRAVARVVLTAGSGKIVCNGRELEDYFPNKLHQQEIKDPLVLVERESQFDIKANINGGGPSGQAGALRLAIARALNEFNPEERSVLKKAGFLTRDARAVERKKAGLHKARRAPQYSKR from the coding sequence GTGACCAACCCACAGGACGTCAACGAGAACCAGAACGTAGAGGCCACCGAGGCTTCCTACGATGATGTTCAGGCTGCCGCTGCTGCTGCCACCGAAGAGTTCACCTCTTCCATCGGCGATGCAGTTGCTACTGAGGTAGAGGCTGAGGCGGCTCCGGCTGCACCGCTGACCCTGGATCGTCCGATTCAGACGGTCGGTCGTCGTAAGCGCGCTGTCGCCCGCGTCGTTCTGACCGCTGGTTCCGGCAAGATTGTCTGCAACGGCCGCGAGCTCGAGGACTACTTCCCGAACAAGCTGCACCAGCAGGAAATCAAGGACCCGCTGGTCCTGGTCGAGCGCGAGAGCCAGTTCGACATTAAGGCCAACATCAACGGTGGTGGCCCGTCCGGTCAGGCCGGTGCTCTGCGCCTGGCTATCGCTCGTGCCCTGAACGAGTTCAACCCGGAGGAGCGCAGCGTTCTCAAGAAGGCTGGCTTCCTCACCCGCGACGCTCGTGCTGTCGAGCGCAAGAAGGCTGGTCTGCACAAGGCCCGTCGCGCACCGCAGTACTCCAAGCGTTAA
- a CDS encoding hydroxymethylglutaryl-CoA reductase codes for MAEKSSHDLEYAHVPLSWIGPVRISGNVMNDEVKIPLATYETPLWPSCGRGAKVSRMIEGGITCTFVGEKMTRSVIFTLDSAADAVIARDNILSRYDELKKVVESSSRFARLVDIHFQIASRLLFVRFDFFSGDASGHNMATLASERLMSYLMEQMPELGYGSISGNYCTDKKTSAVNGILGRGKYVIAEAVIPEPVVRERLRTTAKRLAELNERKNLVGSIMAGSLRSGNAHYANMLLGFYLATGQDAANIVEGSQGLTQVEALDDGSVRFSCTLPHLIVGSVGNGKGLDFVEKNLTALGCKEDREPGENARRLAACCAAIVWCGELSLLAAQTNPGELMEAHVSIERAK; via the coding sequence ATGGCTGAAAAGAGCTCGCACGACCTGGAATATGCACACGTACCACTGAGCTGGATTGGCCCGGTGCGCATTAGTGGCAACGTCATGAATGACGAGGTGAAGATTCCGCTGGCGACTTACGAGACCCCGCTGTGGCCGTCCTGTGGTCGCGGTGCGAAGGTCTCCCGCATGATTGAAGGTGGCATTACCTGTACTTTCGTCGGCGAGAAGATGACCCGCTCGGTGATTTTCACTCTCGACTCGGCAGCTGATGCCGTCATTGCACGCGACAACATCCTGTCTCGTTATGACGAGCTGAAGAAGGTCGTGGAGTCCTCCTCGCGTTTTGCCAGGCTGGTGGATATTCACTTTCAGATCGCATCGCGTCTGCTCTTTGTCCGCTTTGACTTCTTCTCCGGTGACGCCTCGGGCCACAACATGGCCACGCTGGCGTCTGAGCGTTTGATGTCCTACCTGATGGAGCAGATGCCAGAGTTGGGCTATGGCTCTATCTCGGGAAACTACTGCACCGATAAGAAGACCTCCGCCGTCAATGGCATTTTGGGTCGCGGTAAGTACGTGATTGCCGAAGCCGTCATTCCAGAGCCAGTTGTCCGCGAACGTCTGCGCACAACTGCCAAGCGTCTGGCCGAGCTCAACGAGCGCAAGAACCTCGTCGGCTCCATCATGGCCGGTTCGCTGCGCAGCGGTAATGCGCACTACGCCAATATGCTGCTGGGCTTTTACCTCGCTACCGGTCAGGACGCTGCGAATATCGTCGAGGGCTCGCAGGGGCTGACGCAGGTAGAGGCGCTTGACGACGGCTCCGTGCGCTTTAGCTGCACCCTGCCACATTTGATCGTCGGTTCCGTGGGCAACGGCAAGGGCTTGGACTTCGTGGAGAAGAATCTCACGGCGCTGGGCTGCAAGGAGGACCGTGAGCCGGGTGAGAATGCCCGTCGTCTAGCAGCGTGCTGTGCGGCAATCGTCTGGTGTGGTGAGCTTTCCCTGCTCGCGGCACAGACGAACCCGGGTGAGCTGATGGAGGCGCACGTTTCTATCGAGCGGGCGAAGTAG
- a CDS encoding phosphomevalonate kinase: MSSAKGEPLEGESIGRGCGKLYLTGEYAVMDVEGLAVIAGVNRYVTVRCHDADPSQPVSRVYSSYYGPQGRVIDIDAPGDIATYTISLVYRIAAGELENTPESPINIVIESDLDDADSGAKYGLGSSGAVAVAVTRALGAHLGLELNSLDVYKIAMVATLLAGAAGSGGDIACSAHGGVVLYRRPNPTALAELVAADPVAAVAAPWPNLRIDARADLGGLQLLVGWTGSPVKTDSQLKKAGGADRVFVRGVSSISEKLWQALADGDHTAAFACLRENRTLLQDYERERAVCIETEKLKALADIADGAGAAGKSSGSGGGDCGIALVGASNGADAESSTRETAADITARWQAAGIRPLSLKLAAQL, encoded by the coding sequence TTGAGTAGCGCTAAGGGCGAACCTCTCGAAGGCGAATCGATTGGCCGCGGCTGTGGCAAACTGTATCTCACCGGCGAATATGCGGTGATGGATGTTGAGGGGCTGGCCGTCATCGCAGGAGTCAACCGCTATGTGACGGTTCGGTGCCACGATGCCGACCCATCGCAGCCGGTCTCTCGCGTGTACTCCAGCTATTACGGCCCGCAGGGGCGCGTCATTGATATCGATGCGCCAGGTGACATTGCTACCTATACGATTTCCCTGGTCTATCGCATTGCTGCGGGCGAGCTGGAAAACACCCCAGAGAGCCCCATCAATATTGTCATTGAATCGGACCTCGATGACGCCGACAGCGGTGCGAAGTACGGCCTGGGATCCTCCGGGGCTGTCGCTGTGGCAGTGACTCGTGCGCTGGGAGCGCACCTAGGCCTGGAGCTCAATTCGCTGGACGTGTACAAGATTGCGATGGTGGCCACGCTTCTGGCTGGTGCGGCTGGTTCCGGCGGCGATATCGCGTGCTCCGCGCACGGCGGGGTGGTGCTCTATCGCCGGCCGAATCCGACGGCGCTCGCAGAACTCGTGGCGGCTGATCCTGTCGCTGCCGTGGCGGCACCGTGGCCGAATCTTCGCATTGACGCCCGTGCCGACCTCGGCGGGTTACAACTGTTGGTCGGCTGGACGGGCAGTCCGGTGAAGACGGACTCTCAGTTGAAGAAGGCCGGTGGCGCAGACCGTGTTTTTGTACGCGGGGTCTCGTCGATAAGCGAAAAACTCTGGCAGGCGCTTGCCGACGGCGACCACACAGCGGCGTTTGCCTGCCTGCGCGAGAATCGGACGCTGCTGCAGGACTATGAGCGCGAGCGTGCTGTGTGCATTGAGACGGAGAAACTGAAAGCGCTCGCCGACATCGCCGATGGCGCGGGGGCCGCGGGCAAGAGCAGTGGCTCCGGTGGTGGTGACTGTGGAATCGCGCTGGTCGGAGCCTCAAATGGTGCCGATGCTGAGAGTTCGACCCGAGAGACTGCCGCGGACATCACCGCGCGCTGGCAGGCAGCTGGCATTCGGCCGTTGTCGCTGAAGCTGGCCGCTCAACTTTGA
- the glmM gene encoding phosphoglucosamine mutase: MARLFGTDGVRGLANKTLTAPLAMRLGAAAATVLTSGTNPSGRRPLAIVGRDPRVSGEMLAAALSAGMASQGVDVLRVGVLPTPAVAFLTDDYGADMGVMISASHNPMPDNGIKFFAAGGTKLDDAVEKEIEHALHNLPETGPTGTGVGRVIEEAPDGLDRYLFHLSRAVSTKLDGIRVVVDCANGAASQAAPMAYAAAGADVVAIHDKPNSYNINDNCGSTHIEVLRAAVLEHGADLGLAHDGDADRCLAVDSQGNIVDGDQIMAILAVAMKEEGLLHHNTLVATVMSNLGLKLAMEENDIALRTTKVGDRYVLADLNAGGYSLGGEQSGHVVIPDHATTGDGTLTGLYLMARMARTGKSLAELASVMKVLPQTLINVPVSNKAAILESNEVKAAIDAAEEKLGSTGRVLLRPSGTEELFRVMVEAADAESARKIAGELAAVVAAV; the protein is encoded by the coding sequence ATGGCACGTCTTTTCGGAACTGATGGCGTCCGCGGTTTGGCGAATAAGACTCTGACCGCACCGCTGGCAATGCGGCTGGGTGCTGCTGCGGCCACTGTGCTGACTAGCGGCACGAATCCATCGGGGCGTCGTCCCCTGGCCATTGTTGGCCGCGATCCGCGTGTCTCCGGTGAGATGCTCGCCGCAGCGCTGTCTGCCGGCATGGCTTCCCAGGGCGTCGACGTCTTGCGTGTCGGTGTGCTGCCCACTCCGGCTGTCGCTTTCCTCACCGACGACTACGGTGCCGACATGGGGGTGATGATTTCGGCTTCTCACAACCCCATGCCGGACAACGGCATCAAGTTCTTCGCCGCGGGCGGCACCAAGCTTGACGACGCGGTGGAGAAGGAAATCGAACACGCTCTCCACAACCTGCCGGAGACCGGCCCCACGGGCACCGGAGTGGGTCGTGTCATCGAGGAGGCCCCAGACGGGCTCGACCGCTACCTGTTCCACCTCTCCCGTGCGGTCAGTACCAAGCTCGACGGCATTCGCGTCGTGGTGGATTGTGCAAATGGTGCTGCTTCGCAGGCAGCCCCCATGGCGTACGCGGCCGCCGGTGCCGACGTCGTCGCTATTCACGACAAGCCGAACTCTTACAACATCAACGATAACTGCGGTTCCACCCACATTGAGGTTTTGCGCGCGGCAGTGCTGGAGCACGGCGCGGATCTGGGACTGGCTCACGATGGTGATGCCGACCGCTGCCTGGCTGTGGATTCGCAGGGCAACATCGTCGACGGTGATCAAATCATGGCCATTCTGGCCGTCGCCATGAAGGAAGAGGGGCTGTTGCACCACAACACGCTGGTGGCCACTGTGATGAGCAACCTCGGCCTCAAGCTGGCGATGGAGGAAAACGATATCGCCCTGCGCACCACCAAGGTCGGCGACCGCTATGTGCTGGCTGATTTGAACGCTGGCGGTTACTCGCTCGGCGGTGAGCAGTCGGGGCACGTGGTCATTCCGGATCACGCCACCACTGGTGACGGCACCCTCACTGGTCTGTACCTCATGGCGCGGATGGCACGCACTGGTAAGTCTCTGGCTGAGCTGGCCTCGGTAATGAAGGTGCTGCCGCAGACTCTTATCAACGTGCCGGTGTCCAACAAGGCCGCAATTCTGGAGTCTAATGAGGTCAAGGCCGCCATCGATGCAGCCGAGGAGAAGCTGGGCTCCACCGGTCGCGTGCTGTTGCGCCCGTCCGGCACCGAGGAGCTCTTCCGCGTCATGGTGGAGGCCGCCGATGCGGAATCGGCCCGCAAGATTGCCGGGGAGTTAGCTGCGGTTGTGGCCGCAGTCTAA
- the mvaD gene encoding diphosphomevalonate decarboxylase has translation MTTTATAVAHPNIALIKYWGKRDEAVQLPATGSLSLTLGIAPTTTTVSLIDDPSVTADLGTLNGQEMAGKDLSRVQKFLDLVRERAGSTSFAEVTSTNEIPTGAGLASSASGFGALALAAAKAYGLDYTPEQLSALARRGSGSACRSIFGGLVEWLPGDDDASSHAVALPDSGLDLSLVVAVLAPGRKKIDSRAAMRRTVETSPFFPAWVEQVPRDIEDMKAAIAAADFTAVGELAEANAMRMHATMLGALPPVRYWNPDSVAALDLVATLRDEGTECYATMDAGPNVKVLCRSGDAETIADRFRAEFENIDVLVSGSGPGAYLV, from the coding sequence GTGACCACGACCGCTACCGCCGTCGCTCATCCCAACATCGCCCTGATTAAATACTGGGGCAAGCGCGATGAGGCCGTGCAGCTGCCGGCCACAGGTTCGCTGTCCCTTACTCTGGGCATCGCTCCGACGACCACCACGGTGTCGCTTATCGACGACCCCAGCGTCACCGCCGACTTGGGCACTTTGAACGGCCAGGAGATGGCGGGCAAGGATCTGTCCCGTGTTCAGAAGTTTTTGGATTTGGTCCGCGAGCGTGCGGGCAGCACTAGCTTCGCAGAGGTGACCAGCACCAACGAGATTCCGACGGGCGCTGGACTGGCCTCGTCCGCGTCAGGCTTCGGTGCTCTCGCGCTGGCCGCGGCGAAGGCCTACGGCCTGGACTACACCCCGGAACAGCTCTCGGCTCTGGCCCGTCGCGGTTCGGGCTCGGCCTGTCGCTCTATTTTCGGCGGCCTCGTCGAGTGGCTGCCCGGCGATGACGATGCTTCGAGCCATGCAGTGGCTCTGCCGGATTCCGGCCTGGACCTCTCCCTGGTCGTGGCGGTTTTGGCCCCAGGCCGCAAGAAGATTGACAGCCGTGCCGCCATGCGTCGCACGGTCGAGACCTCACCGTTCTTCCCGGCGTGGGTGGAGCAGGTGCCCCGCGATATCGAGGACATGAAGGCCGCCATTGCCGCTGCGGACTTCACTGCGGTCGGCGAGCTTGCCGAGGCCAATGCCATGCGTATGCACGCCACTATGCTGGGGGCTCTTCCTCCGGTGCGTTACTGGAATCCGGATTCGGTGGCGGCTCTCGATCTCGTCGCTACGCTGCGCGACGAGGGCACCGAGTGCTACGCCACCATGGATGCCGGTCCGAATGTGAAGGTGCTGTGCCGCAGCGGCGATGCCGAGACCATCGCGGATCGTTTCCGCGCAGAGTTCGAGAATATTGACGTGCTGGTTTCCGGCTCCGGCCCCGGCGCATACCTGGTGTAG
- a CDS encoding VanW family protein, whose product MAKQKSSSSHRGLKIFLGIVLGIFALFGVFYAVDYVLNKDHVPRGSTVAGIDISTLSANHAEAKLEEQLGDLSTHPVALRAGERAAEVLPEEAGLSIDWEKTVAQAGKQTANPVTWVRSFFTTRELDLVSDIDSSKFEPQVDRLVGELTIAPVDGEVKLVDGRVETTPPVIGQDVDRNAVSGDLAAKWLSPEGIDVETTAHDPAIGEDQVREAAEGEAADAVSGPIVAKGRDGKDGVIPPERMAEIISFVPRDGGLAADINVDRAREILEEGLAASEVDKRNASIRFSGGSREVVPSVDGVAVKWDETMKDFAERVTSTDKREFDAVYEDQPATYTTEQAESATFDDVIGEFTTGGFSSASGTNIALVSQMVNGAFVAPGDTFSLNGYTGPRGTAQGFVESGIILNGHADKAVGGGISQFATTLYNASYFAGMEDVAHTPHSYYISRYPAGREATVYEGAIDLAFKNSSDTPILIEAVTTGSDVTVRIKGVKRVNVESINGGRWAYTQPQRMQVSGSSCQPSSGAQGFTTSDTRVIRNLSGAEISRETQTTVYDPQPIVSCG is encoded by the coding sequence GTGGCCAAACAAAAGTCTTCCTCCAGTCACCGCGGATTAAAGATTTTCCTCGGCATCGTCCTCGGTATCTTCGCGCTCTTCGGTGTGTTTTACGCTGTCGATTACGTGCTGAATAAGGACCATGTCCCGCGCGGGTCTACCGTTGCGGGGATTGACATCAGCACGCTGAGCGCGAACCACGCTGAGGCGAAGCTCGAAGAACAGCTCGGTGATCTTTCCACTCATCCAGTGGCGTTGCGTGCCGGCGAGCGCGCGGCGGAGGTTCTGCCCGAGGAGGCGGGGCTGAGCATCGACTGGGAGAAGACGGTCGCTCAGGCGGGCAAGCAGACGGCGAACCCAGTTACCTGGGTGCGCAGTTTCTTTACTACCCGTGAGCTGGATTTGGTCAGCGATATCGATAGCTCTAAGTTCGAACCGCAGGTCGACCGTCTCGTCGGCGAACTGACTATTGCTCCCGTCGATGGCGAGGTCAAGCTTGTTGACGGCCGCGTGGAAACAACTCCACCGGTCATCGGCCAAGATGTCGACCGCAATGCGGTCAGCGGGGATTTGGCCGCCAAGTGGTTGTCGCCGGAGGGCATCGATGTGGAGACCACCGCGCACGACCCGGCTATCGGTGAAGATCAGGTTCGTGAGGCAGCTGAGGGAGAGGCCGCCGATGCCGTGTCGGGTCCGATTGTTGCCAAGGGCCGCGATGGCAAAGATGGTGTAATTCCTCCGGAGCGCATGGCTGAGATCATCAGCTTTGTGCCGCGCGACGGCGGATTGGCCGCCGATATCAATGTCGACCGCGCACGCGAGATCCTCGAGGAGGGGCTGGCTGCTTCCGAGGTTGATAAGCGCAATGCGTCGATACGCTTCAGCGGTGGTTCGCGTGAAGTGGTCCCCTCAGTTGATGGCGTAGCCGTGAAGTGGGATGAAACTATGAAGGACTTCGCCGAGCGTGTGACTTCGACGGATAAGCGCGAGTTCGATGCGGTCTACGAGGACCAGCCCGCCACCTACACCACTGAACAAGCGGAAAGTGCGACCTTCGATGATGTCATTGGTGAGTTCACCACCGGTGGTTTCAGCTCGGCATCGGGAACAAACATTGCCCTGGTGTCTCAGATGGTCAACGGCGCATTCGTGGCGCCGGGCGATACATTCAGCCTGAACGGCTACACGGGGCCGCGCGGTACTGCGCAGGGCTTTGTCGAGTCGGGCATCATCCTCAACGGCCATGCGGACAAGGCTGTCGGCGGTGGCATTAGCCAGTTCGCCACTACTTTGTACAATGCTTCGTACTTTGCGGGCATGGAGGATGTCGCGCACACTCCGCACAGTTACTACATTTCGCGTTACCCGGCCGGCCGTGAAGCGACGGTGTACGAGGGCGCAATCGACCTGGCGTTTAAGAACAGTTCCGACACTCCGATTCTTATCGAGGCCGTTACTACTGGCTCCGACGTCACTGTGCGCATCAAGGGCGTGAAGCGGGTCAACGTCGAGTCCATCAATGGTGGCCGTTGGGCATACACGCAACCGCAGCGCATGCAGGTCAGTGGCAGCTCTTGCCAGCCGTCGTCGGGTGCGCAGGGTTTTACCACTTCCGACACACGCGTCATTCGGAACCTCTCTGGCGCGGAAATCTCGCGTGAAACTCAGACTACGGTTTATGACCCGCAGCCAATTGTGTCCTGTGGCTAG
- the rplM gene encoding 50S ribosomal protein L13 → MSTFHPKDGDIERKWYVIDATDVVLGRLATHAADLLRGKGKAYFAPNVDCGDHVIIINADKVHVSSNKREREMRYRHSGFPGGLKSMTLGRSLEVHPERVIAEAIEGMMPHNKLSRASIKKLHVFAGSEHPFAGQKPENYEIKAVAQ, encoded by the coding sequence TTGTCTACTTTCCATCCGAAGGACGGTGACATCGAGCGCAAGTGGTACGTCATCGACGCTACCGACGTTGTTCTCGGCCGTCTGGCTACTCACGCCGCAGACTTGCTGCGCGGTAAGGGCAAGGCTTACTTCGCCCCTAACGTCGACTGCGGTGACCACGTCATCATCATCAACGCCGATAAGGTGCACGTCTCCTCTAACAAGCGGGAACGTGAGATGCGCTACCGCCACTCGGGCTTCCCGGGCGGTCTGAAGTCGATGACCCTGGGTCGTTCCCTCGAGGTTCACCCGGAGCGCGTTATCGCTGAGGCTATTGAGGGCATGATGCCGCACAACAAGCTTTCGCGTGCGTCCATCAAGAAGCTGCACGTCTTCGCCGGCTCCGAGCACCCGTTCGCCGGTCAGAAGCCTGAAAACTACGAGATCAAGGCGGTGGCACAGTGA